The proteins below are encoded in one region of Clostridium cylindrosporum DSM 605:
- a CDS encoding PLP-dependent aminotransferase family protein, producing the protein MKEMMINLDKNSNEALYIQLYKYLREEIKSNRIKKGTKLPSIRYLADYLKLSKITVDNAYQQLLIEGYIESRERSGMYVQEIEEMPFNSPKISKMTTSSPLSSNRIKYDFHYGSIDTESFDFNLWRRLTSKALKLSNGDLLQYGDHQGELEFREEIVNYLRLSRGVLCSSSQVIITSGTQNSLQLLCELIDNDDKSIAIEDPGWNISRFIFQKNNFKVTPTPLDKDGICLKTLREASPKFVYVTPSHQFPSGVVMPITRRQNLLKWARDTNAFIIEDDYDSEFRYIGRPIPSLQSLDEDERVIYLGTFSKSLAPSLRISYMVLPKKLLDKYKENMSMYEQPTSRLNQKTLQLFMSNGYWERHVQRMRKIYRKKHNTLIKSIEYYLNDKVRLIGGNAGLHILLEIRNGMPEDMIIQKTEMAGVRIYPTSKYWANNNNLDNPVFLIGFGCLSENQIREGIELLGEVLSNN; encoded by the coding sequence ATGAAAGAGATGATGATTAATTTAGATAAAAATTCTAATGAAGCGCTATACATACAGCTTTATAAATATCTTCGTGAAGAAATAAAATCTAATAGAATAAAAAAAGGTACTAAACTCCCTTCTATTCGCTACCTAGCAGATTATCTTAAGCTTAGTAAAATCACAGTGGATAATGCGTACCAACAATTATTAATTGAAGGATATATAGAAAGTAGAGAAAGAAGTGGTATGTATGTTCAAGAAATTGAGGAAATGCCATTTAATTCTCCAAAGATTAGTAAAATGACTACTTCTTCTCCCCTATCTTCTAATAGAATCAAATATGATTTTCATTATGGAAGTATTGATACTGAGAGTTTTGATTTTAACCTATGGCGAAGGTTAACTTCTAAGGCTTTAAAACTATCTAATGGAGATCTTCTTCAGTATGGAGATCATCAAGGAGAATTAGAGTTTCGAGAAGAAATAGTAAACTATCTTAGATTATCAAGAGGTGTATTATGCTCATCTAGTCAGGTGATAATCACATCAGGAACCCAGAACTCACTACAATTATTATGTGAATTAATAGATAATGATGATAAATCAATAGCCATTGAAGACCCTGGCTGGAATATTTCAAGGTTTATCTTTCAGAAAAACAACTTTAAAGTAACTCCTACCCCCCTAGATAAAGATGGTATATGCTTAAAAACACTTCGAGAGGCTTCCCCAAAATTTGTTTATGTTACTCCTTCTCATCAATTCCCATCGGGAGTAGTTATGCCTATAACAAGAAGGCAAAACCTCTTAAAATGGGCTAGAGATACTAATGCCTTTATTATTGAAGATGATTATGATAGTGAGTTTCGCTATATCGGTAGACCTATCCCATCTCTACAAAGCCTTGATGAGGATGAACGTGTTATTTACTTAGGTACATTTTCAAAGTCTCTTGCACCTTCTCTACGTATAAGTTATATGGTACTACCTAAGAAACTCCTAGATAAATATAAAGAGAATATGTCTATGTATGAGCAGCCAACCTCAAGACTAAATCAAAAGACTCTTCAGTTATTTATGTCTAATGGCTACTGGGAGAGACATGTTCAAAGGATGCGTAAAATCTATCGTAAAAAACACAATACATTAATAAAATCTATCGAATATTACTTAAATGATAAGGTCAGATTGATTGGTGGAAATGCTGGTCTGCACATACTTCTAGAAATAAGAAACGGTATGCCTGAGGATATGATTATTCAAAAGACAGAAATGGCAGGTGTTAGAATATATCCAACTTCAAAATACTGGGCAAATAATAATAATTTAGATAACCCTGTTTTCTTAATAGGTTTTGGGTGTTTAAGTGAAAATCAAATAAGAGAAGGTATAGAATTACTTGGTGAAGTATTAAGCAATAATTAA
- a CDS encoding LURP-one-related/scramblase family protein, giving the protein MKQFYIKQKVFSLSGKFTVKDQQENDVYYVEGSFMQIPKTFSIMNRTREEVALITKKVFSFLPKFFVEVNGREVLTIKKEFSFFKAHYTIDTAGIEVHGNWWDMDFQVLQHGEVVGNVKKEWFTWGDSYKVEVLKEDMEIMIISLVIAIDCVKADQAAASSATT; this is encoded by the coding sequence ATGAAGCAGTTTTATATAAAACAGAAGGTGTTTAGTCTAAGTGGCAAATTTACGGTAAAGGATCAGCAGGAGAATGATGTTTATTACGTAGAGGGAAGTTTTATGCAAATCCCAAAGACTTTCTCCATTATGAATAGAACAAGGGAAGAAGTTGCACTTATTACGAAAAAGGTGTTTAGCTTTCTACCGAAGTTTTTCGTTGAGGTAAATGGTCGAGAGGTATTAACTATAAAGAAGGAGTTTTCCTTCTTTAAAGCTCACTATACAATTGATACGGCAGGTATTGAAGTACATGGAAACTGGTGGGATATGGATTTTCAGGTGTTACAACATGGTGAAGTAGTTGGTAATGTAAAAAAGGAATGGTTCACCTGGGGAGATAGCTATAAGGTTGAAGTATTAAAAGAAGATATGGAGATTATGATTATTTCACTAGTTATCGCAATTGATTGTGTGAAAGCTGACCAAGCAGCTGCTTCCTCAGCAACAACTTAG
- a CDS encoding CGGC domain-containing protein — translation MGLKYVVIIQCDITQRRCSGIACTDAFYNREGMFKEYEEDVRYISFTCGGCCGKGLSAKLEQFAKKSRKLSELNKDDVVIHLSSCMVTDNHHSDRCPHVDYIKSIIQKKGYKNVVEKSYIYENTEKKREKGIYKSY, via the coding sequence ATGGGTTTAAAGTATGTTGTTATTATTCAGTGTGACATTACACAAAGAAGATGTAGTGGTATAGCTTGTACTGATGCTTTTTATAATAGAGAGGGAATGTTTAAAGAATACGAAGAGGATGTAAGATATATTTCTTTTACTTGTGGGGGCTGCTGTGGAAAAGGTTTATCAGCAAAGTTAGAGCAATTTGCTAAAAAGTCTAGAAAGCTTAGTGAATTAAATAAGGATGATGTTGTTATTCACCTGTCATCTTGTATGGTAACTGATAATCATCACTCTGATAGATGTCCTCATGTTGACTATATTAAAAGTATTATCCAAAAGAAGGGATATAAAAATGTAGTAGAGAAGTCATACATATATGAAAATACAGAGAAGAAAAGAGAAAAAGGTATATATAAAAGTTATTAA